One genomic segment of Buchnera aphidicola (Chaitoregma tattakana) includes these proteins:
- the argS gene encoding arginine--tRNA ligase translates to MQIKNIIKKEIIKSLILHGADKNCDPIITTSSDKQTSDYQANGIIGISIKLKKKPKEFAESVIKNMQKIRLISKITISNPCFVNFFINLKFLEKELEKIFLCKRLGIQKQIKKRIVVDYSSPNIAKHMHVGHLRSTVIGDSIVRIMEFLGHDVIRENHIGDWGHQYGMLIAYINKKKIKNIKNINLEKLERYYQKSKKKFDTNNKFKKQSKEILIKMYKNDKKCLSIWKKIVNITLLENEKIYKSLNITLKPIHIKGESFYKDMLKNIILDLKKKKISNFKNGKTIVYLKNFKNKLGNNMGVVIQNSDKTFLYSTIDIACIKYRSKILKADKIIYYVDYRQKRYLKQIFEISKKAKYIHKNLSVKHYEFGTILRKDNKPFMTRNGKLIKLSDIINKSIRKSKSIILKKNVNIDSKRLEKISKIIGIGAIKYFELSKNRKKNYVFEWKKILKLDSNTAIYIQYAYVRIMSIIKRVNIKINEVKNRIIITNDIEKKVALKILQFEDVINEALKKSYPNILCNYLYKLSLNFSKFYEKYYIMSEQNKKIKNSRIKLIFIVAKTIKLGLSLLGIKTVKNI, encoded by the coding sequence ATGCAAATAAAAAATATTATAAAAAAAGAAATTATAAAATCATTAATTTTACATGGCGCTGACAAAAATTGCGATCCAATAATAACAACTTCTTCCGATAAACAAACTTCAGACTACCAAGCAAATGGGATAATTGGAATATCTATAAAATTAAAAAAAAAACCAAAAGAATTTGCGGAATCTGTAATAAAAAACATGCAAAAAATAAGATTAATATCTAAAATTACAATTTCTAATCCATGTTTTGTGAACTTCTTTATAAATTTAAAATTTTTAGAAAAAGAATTAGAAAAAATATTTTTATGCAAAAGATTAGGAATACAAAAACAAATAAAAAAAAGAATAGTTGTTGATTATTCTTCTCCTAACATAGCAAAACATATGCATGTAGGACATTTAAGATCTACTGTTATAGGTGATTCCATAGTAAGAATAATGGAATTTTTAGGACATGATGTAATTAGAGAAAATCATATAGGAGACTGGGGGCACCAATATGGAATGTTAATAGCATATATCAATAAAAAAAAAATAAAAAATATAAAAAATATAAATTTAGAAAAGCTAGAAAGGTATTATCAAAAATCTAAGAAAAAATTTGATACAAACAACAAATTTAAAAAGCAATCTAAAGAAATTTTGATAAAGATGTATAAAAATGACAAAAAATGTTTATCTATTTGGAAAAAAATAGTAAACATTACATTGTTAGAAAATGAAAAAATTTATAAAAGTTTAAACATTACATTAAAGCCTATCCATATAAAAGGAGAAAGCTTTTATAAAGATATGTTAAAAAATATAATATTAGACTTAAAAAAAAAAAAAATATCGAATTTTAAAAATGGAAAAACAATAGTTTACTTAAAAAATTTTAAAAACAAACTAGGAAATAATATGGGTGTGGTTATACAAAATTCAGATAAAACTTTTTTATACTCTACAATAGATATTGCATGTATAAAATATAGATCAAAAATACTAAAAGCTGACAAAATAATATACTATGTTGATTATAGACAAAAAAGATATTTAAAGCAAATTTTCGAAATATCTAAAAAAGCTAAATACATACACAAAAATTTATCTGTAAAACACTATGAATTTGGAACTATTTTAAGAAAAGATAATAAACCATTTATGACTAGAAATGGAAAATTGATAAAATTAAGTGATATAATAAACAAGTCAATAAGAAAGTCAAAAAGCATTATTTTAAAAAAAAATGTAAATATAGATAGTAAAAGATTAGAAAAAATATCTAAAATTATTGGAATAGGAGCAATAAAATATTTTGAACTATCAAAAAATAGAAAAAAAAATTATGTTTTTGAGTGGAAAAAAATTCTTAAGTTAGATAGTAATACAGCAATATACATACAGTATGCATACGTAAGAATAATGTCTATTATAAAAAGGGTTAATATAAAAATAAATGAAGTAAAAAATAGAATTATTATAACAAACGATATTGAAAAAAAGGTAGCTTTAAAAATATTACAATTTGAAGATGTAATAAATGAAGCATTAAAAAAAAGTTATCCTAACATATTATGTAATTATTTGTACAAGCTATCTTTGAATTTTTCAAAATTTTATGAAAAATACTATATTATGTCCGAACAAAACAAAAAAATAAAAAATAGTAGAATAAAACTAATATTCATAGTTGCTAAAACAATAAAATTAGGTTTAAGTCTACTAGGTATAAAGACAGTTAAAAATATATAA